The genomic region AAGTTGAGTTCAAGTGTCATTTGACTGTGACCTTGGCTGTGTGTAGAAGTTATGCGGCACCGGAGCACATCGCGGGAACTTTCAGCCCAGCTTTTTGATGCCGGGAATGGGGCTTCAGCAAGACATCAGACTATGTGGGAATTTCCATAGAATCGGGGTCAAGGAAGAAGGTGATGCGTGAAAATCGCGGATAGGATCAGGATGGCGCGGCGGCGAGCCGGCTTGTCGCAATGCCGATTGGCCAAGCAGGTGGGAGTAGTTAGAAGCGCAGTGGCACAATGGGAGCGATTGGGAGGGCCCCGTCCGACCAGCGAGAACATGGCCAAGCTGGCATGTTGTTGTGGCGTATCATACGAATGGCTTGCCACTGGCAGGGGACAGATGGTGCTGTCGGAGGACAGCGAGGTAATGCCTGTCGAGATTGAGTTCCATCTGTATGCCCAGTGTGAGCTTGAACGGCGATTGCTGACGACATTCCGTAGTCTTCAATATCCGGGAAATCGTGGGCTTGTGGAATTGCTGGAGGCGCTTGCTTCAGGAGACAACTCGTCTTTTGATGAGCCGTCAGGTGTTTCCTTCAATAGGCCGGTCGCGCTATCACACAAGATAGCTGGTGCAGCATGAGGGGCTGAGGGGCTGAGGGGCGCCAGAAGACAGACCCAGTGATTACTGACAAAGTCACGGTTGAAGGGTACTGCGTTGTTGTCGGTTTGCGCGCGATGGTTGGCGGCGAACTGCGCCGGTGGGATCCGGCCGCAGCTGCTGTGCGGACGAACCTCGTTGTAGCCGCGTCGCCAATCGACGATGACCTCGCGAGCCTGCGCCAGCGACGTGAACTAGTGCTCGTTGAGGCACTCTTCGCGGAACTTGCCGTTGAAGCTCTCGATGTAGCCGTTCTGCATGGGTTTGCCAGGCTTGATCAGGATGTGTTCGACGCCATGCTAGTGCGCCCAAGCGATGAAGGCGCGACTGGTGAATTCGGGGCCATTGTCCGTGCTCACCGGCACGGGGATAGCCGCGGAAGCAGACGATCTGCTCCGGCACGGGCATCACATAGGCGCCACTGATGCCGTGATCAACCGCGATGTCCACGCACTCGTGGGTGTAATCGGCGGCGGCGGTCAGGCACTTGGTGCGGCGGCCGTTGGCCAACTGATCGAAGACGAAATCCATGCTGATCACCTCATTCGGGTAGCGCGCCGGCTACAGCTTCCGCCGCTGCGCCACCGGGAACTTGGCCTTCTTGCGCCGACGCACGCTCATCTTCGCCTCGCAATACAGGTGGTAGATCTTCCTGTGGTTCACGGCGGGAAACTCCGGGCGCAGCAGGTCGTGCAGGCAGCGATTGCCGAAGCGGCGGCGCGCCTGCGCCAGTTCGATCAGCTTGGCCGACAGCGCCTGCGTCGCCGGCGTGGGCGCCGGCGCGTGGCGGAAAGCATCGCGGGGCAGCCCCGCAAGGCGGCAAGCCCGGCGCTCGCTGATCGACGTACGCTCGCACATGCGCCCGATTGCCTCGCGCTTGCATTGCGGGGCTGGCGTTTTACCCCATGCCGCCGTATTTGGCCCGCCACTGGTAGAAGCTGGCCGGGCTGAAGCCGTGCTGGCGGCACAGCGCGGCCACCGCCATGCGGGCATCCGCCTGCTTGATGAACCTGATGATCTGCTCGGCGACTCTTCTTCATGTCCGTCCTCGTGGTTGACGGACTTTACAGCTTCAAATGATATGGCTCAGGGAGGGCTGATCATCAGGCGCAGTTTCGCCTGTCTCAGGCGAGACGAGTAGCGGTTGCTGGCGGAATCATTGCTGCTCGCGTTGCTGGATATAGCGCCGCGGTCACCCCGAGTAACCAAAGAATGGTCGCGCCCAGCGGAAGAATGTGAATCGGCATTCTCGCGATTTCGTAGTAGTCCATCAGGCGAATATTGATGGCATAAGCCAGCAGCATGCCAACTGCGATTCCTATCGTGGTCAGGAGGAAGCTTTCGAGCAGGAACATCTTCATGATGTCGGTACGGGCAGCACCAAGTGAGCGCAGGATGCCGATTTCGCGGAATCGTTGCTGTACCCAAAAGCTGACAATCCCGACAATGCCGAACGCGGTCATAGCAAGCAGCGCGGAACATATCGAAGTCAGAAGCCAGGCCATGGCGAGATCTTTCCGGAAGTACTCGTCGCGAATATCTTCGAATGTATCGATGCTGAAAAACGCTCGGTTTCCGTTGATGGACATGAGTGCCCTTGCCGCGGAGTCCAGTATCTCCGTGCGCAGGCCAGGGTCGGCGCGCAGCACATAGTTTCCGAAGATTCGGCTATAGGAAGTACGGATTGGAAGCAAAACGGAGTTCTCGTAGAGTGCGGGGTTCCCTTCGACGTACCCACGCTTGAGGTGTTCAACTACACCAACAACCCGCACCGGATCGCTGCTCCAGATGTAGAAAATCCTGCCAACAGCATCCCCTTCGGGAAACATCTGTTCGGCGACGCTTCGGGTGAGCAACGCAACACCCGGACTCGGTTTCGTTTCCTGGTGTTGCGGCCAGTCGACAGTATCGCTCTCGTCGAAAAGCCGTCCGGCTATGAGACGCAGTCCCAAAGTCTCGGCGATGCCTGTGTCGCCGATGAACGCAGTGGCTTGCAGAGTGGGAGCCTGCTGGTCCGGGGTTCGTCTGAGCGGGACGGCGTCATCGGCCTGTCCGAATGGAACAAAGCTTGTCAGTGAGGCAGATCTCACGCCTGGAATGGCGCGTAACGCGGCGATATCTGCCCGGGTAATCTGGTCCGGATTCTCCATTTCCTTCAGGTCTACCGGCTGGATACGGACAACTTCCCGCTCGGCGACCCCGCTAGGTATGGAGGCGCGTTCTAGCCTGAGCCCGATGATATATGCCGCATTGCAAAGGATTGCGCAGCTGATGGCAATTTCGAGGATTATGATCGCAGAGGACGCTTTCCTGCGACGGAGAAGGGACAGGGCATGATGGAATGACATGGCGGGACTGGCTTCCTGGTTCGAGGGTGGCGCGGTTGCCGCTACGGTGACTTGAGTTGAATGGCGGGCCGCGCCCGACTTGCCCACCATGCCGGAAGCAGGCCGGCCAGTACGGAGGCGGTCAGCGCGAACGCAACAGTGACGGCTGTCATGACCGGGTCCAAGTGAGCAACCTGGACGTGATCACCGGGAAGCTGTCGAATTACCCACAAACCGAACGCCGCCAAGGCAAGTCCGGGGATGCTGCCTGCCAGGCCGATTGTTGCTGCTTCCGTCAGATGTTGAACGAAGATGCTCTTGCGGGAGGCTCCAAGTGCGCGGCGGAGCCCAATTTCCGGGCTTCGTCGCAAGAACTTGGCAAGTAGCAGGCCAGCTGTATTGATCAGGCATACCAGAAGAAACCCGGCTGCGACCCAGGCTTGCAGCCAAACATCCTTCGGGATGACTTGGTTGAACTCCAGCCATTCGTTGACGTCACGAAGCCGGATGTTGACCGGCCTGGCGAAACGGCCGGCTTCGCGCTGCTGTTGGGAGTAGTTCATGAGGTAAGCGCGATACGACTCCACTTCATCTCGGGTATCGAGCTGAACCCAGAACTGTATCCAGGCGCAGGGTGCGTTTGGTTCTGTGGGATCCTCGACATCACTGCCCCAACAATATGTGGTTCCCATCCTGGGGAGTTGCAGCGACATCGCCGTGTGGAAAGGGATGAATATATGATCCTGATGGGACAGATCGCGCACATACATATCGTAGAACTGGGGAACAGGCCGCCAGTGCTCGATGACGCCGATGATGCGGAAGGAAGTGTCATTGACGGTTACGGTTTTGCCGAGGCCGCCTCCGCCTCCAAATATGCGATCGCTCAGTTCCTTCGAGATCACTGCGATGCGGGCTCGCTCCTCATCCTGCTCCTGGCTCCAAGGGCCTCCTTCCAGGAATGCAATGTCAAAGAGGGCGAAGAAGTCGGAGGTGGTGTAGCGAGCCTCCTGAAACGATGGCACCAGGCGATCGTTATCGGGTTTTACGGCGACCATGCCGCTGGTCATCAATGCCTTGTGTCGGCCTCCTTCATGCCTTAGGAGAGCTTCGGCGTCGTGTCGCGTGAGTTGTCCGTGTGGAGGTGAACCAGGTACGTATCCGGTCATCCCTGCAGCGTCAAGCTGCGGGTAGAAAAGGGTGGAGCTCTTGGTCGGGATGGGATCCTTGGAAAGGATGTAAAGAATGGTGACTGTGGACATGCAGGCGCCGATTCCAAGCGCAATCGCCATCACCATGAGCAGCGTGAGCAGTCGGTTCCTGCCGAAACTGTGCAATGCCATTCTGAGGTAGTAACCGAACATCGGCATGTCCTTGCGTTATCAGGTAACCAGTTGGGTTTCGGCACGGGCCACGATCTGGAATGAGGTGCCCGGTGTTTCGATATCGAAGTCGCTCGCGATACCGTCGACGATATGTACGTTGCGTGCCGCGCGCGCCGCCAGATCGGGATCATGGGTGACCATGATGATGGTTGTGCCACGTTGATTGATGTTTTCGAGCATCTCGATGATGCTTCGCGCCATGCTCGTGTCCAGGTTTCCCGTCGGCTCGTCGGCAAGAATCAAGAGCGGATCGCCTGCCAGGGCACGCGCAATGGCAACGCGCTGTTGCTGTCCGCCCGAGAGCTCGGACGGGTAATGCTTCATGCGGGATCCCAGACCTACACTATGTAGTGATTCCTCGACGCGACGGTTCCGCTCGGCTGTCGACATGCCTCTATAGCGCAAGGGCACAGCTACGTTGTCGAACAAGTTGAGGTCCGGGATAAGATTGAAGCTCTGGAAAATGAAACCGATCTTCCGGTTGCGCAGGCGACTCATGGCGCCATCGGACAATCCACTGACATCCTGGCCGTCGAAGAGGTAGGTGCCAGACGTGTAGTTCTCCAGCAGTCCGGCGATGTTGAGCAGGGTGGTCTTGCCTGACCCGGAAGGCCCGGTGATGGCGACGAACTCGCCTTTCCTGACATGCAGGTCCACCCCTCGCAACGCATGCGTCTCGATGGCCGAAGTGCGGTAGATCTGGGAGATTCCTGTCATTTTCAGCATGAAGTGGCTCCGGGCAGATTGGAGTATGTGTAGGTGGGGGCGGACGGTTCAGCCGCGGTGCCGAACGGTGGGACGCCGGGGTGGTGAGTACACAGGGAAGTCATAAGCCAAAGACGCGTACTTTGGGTTCGTTCTGAAAAGCCTCGCTCCCGAACACGACGACGCGGTCGCCTGCTTTCAGGCCGGAGATGATCTCGACAGCGCTGACGCTGCTGCGGCCGATGCTGATCGGGCGCTTGACGGTGAAGTTTCCGTCAATAACATAAGCGTACTGGCCACCTCCCTGTTCCACGAAGGGGCCGCGTTCCACCATCAGCACATCGCGCTGGGTGTCGAGAAGGATGCGTGCCGAAAGACGCTGGTTCTGTCGCAGGCCGGGGGGCTGGCGGTCGCTGAAGCGCAGCCGGGCGGCGACTTCGCCGTTGACCACCTCGGCGGATACCGCCGACACTTCAGCCGGAAACAGTTCGGTACCGCTGCGGATCTCAGCGGGCATGCCGATACCCAGGTCGCGGGCGAAGCTCTCCGGTACTTTGATCTCCACCTCGAACAGTGCCAGATCGACCACTGACAGTACTGGAGCGCTGGCGACGACGTTGCTGTGCTGCGCGACCTGGATTTGTCCGACTTGTCCATTGAACGGCGAACGCAGACTGAGCGCGTCGACTTGACGCCGCGTCTCGGTAACGACGGCGTGTTGGCGTTCGGCCAACAGCTGTTTGTTGCGCGCATCCAGATTCGCACCCTGGCCTTGTAGATTGGCGTCCTCGCGCGTGGATGCGAGGCCGATGTCCGCCTTCTTGAGGGCGTCCTTTGCCTTGGCGAAATCGACCTCGGCCACCACGCCAGCCTCGTAGGCGCGCTGGGAGCGCTGCAGCTCCCGCTCTGCAGCGGTGCGTTCGACCTGTGCCTGCTCGACTAGTTTGCGTGCTTCGGCGCGTGCAATGCGTGCATCGAGCGCCGTTCGATCCGCTTCGGCCTGCAGGCTGGCGAGGGTGGACTCTTCCTGCGCCAACTTGCTACGCAGTTCCGGGCTGTCGATCTCGGCCAGTATCTGGCCTTGTTTCACGACATCGCCTGCCACCACCTTTAGTGCCACCGTGCCACTGGCTACGGCGTAAAGGGTAGGGCTGTTGGCGGCGATGACCCGTCCTTCGGCGCTGATGTCACGAACGAGATCGCCGCGCGTTACCTCGGCGATGCGCAGGCGTGTGGCATCGACGGAGCGTGCCGCCCCGCTCCACCCGAAAACGACCCAGGCTAGGCCGATAAGGACAAGCGCACTGACCACGCCCGGCAGCAGCCAGCGACGCAATAGACGCCGTGAGCGCGGAGGAGACGTATGCACGTCTTGGGCTGAAGTATCGCGAATCGACATGGCGTTGGGTTTTGGGGGCGTAAGGGGGGCTTCTACGGAAGGTTCTGAACAGCTCAGTCTTGTTCGTTGTTTCCACGAAAGCGGGAATCCAGTGGTGCCATCTCGAAATGGCTTAATGAAGCAGTGGATACCCGGTTCCGCTGGAGTGACGACAGCTTGCCTGGATCTGCATCCTTCCAGAACCTCTAATGCATGTTTCGTGCCACAAATAAGTATTTGACGTATAAGTTTTTTCTTTCGCGCCTGTGTCCGGCCGTACATTTGCGGACGTCCGGCTCGCTGGGATGGGGAGGGTATAATGTCTCTTTGGCTCGGAGTCGTACACGCAATGTGTGGAATCGTTGGCGCGATCGCCGATCGCGACGTGGTACCGGTCCTGATCGAGGGGCTGAAGCGGCTTGAGTACCGGGGCTACGACTCCGCCGGCATCGCCGTCGTCGATGGCAACGAGGTCAGCCGCGTGCGCCGCACCGGCCGCGTCGCCGAGATGGCCGGGGCAGCCGAGGCGGAGGGTTTCCACGCCACGCTCGGCATCGGCCACACCCGCTGGGCGACCCATGGCGGGGTCACCGAGGCCAATGCCCATCCGCACATCAGCCACGGCGTGGCGCTGGTGCACAACGGCATCATCGAGAACCACGACGAGCAGCGCGAGAAGCTGCGCGCGCTGGGCTATGAATTCGAGTCGCAGACCGATACCGAGGTCATCGCCCACCTGATCCACCACCACCTCAAAAACGGCGCCGACCTGCTGGCGGCCGTACAGCAGGTGGTCAAGGAACTGGAAGGTGCCTATGCGCTGGCGGTGGTCAGCCGCAAGGAACCCCATCGCATGGTCTGCGCGCGGATGGGCTGTCCGTTGCTGGTCGGCCTCGGCGAAGGCGAGAACTTCATCGCCTCGGACGTGTCGGCGATCATCCAGGCCACCCGTCGGGTGATCTTCCTGGAGGAGGGCGACACTGCCGAGATCACCCGTGCAGGAGTGCGCGTGTTCGATCCGCAGGACAACGAGATCGCGCGCGATGAACATCTCTCGGACGTGTCGCTGGCCTCGCTCGAGCTGGGTCCGTACCGCCACTTCATGCAGAAGGAGATCCACGAGCAGCCGCGCGCGATCGGCGACACCATCGAGGCGGTGATCGACGGTGGCTTCGTGCCGGAGCTGTTCGGCAGGAACGCCGAGGCGGTGCTCAAGGGCATCGAAGGCGTGCAGATCCTCGCCTGTGGCACCAGCTACTACGCCGGCCTGACCGCGCGCTACTGGATCGAGGCTATCGCCGGCCTGCCGTGCAGCGTCGAGATCGCCAGCGAATACCGTTACCGCGACGCCTACGCCGATCCCAGGCACCTGGTGGTGACGATTTCCCAGTCCGGCGAAACCCTCGACACGATGGAGGCGCTCAAGTACGCCAAGTCGCTGGGGCACGAGCACACGCTGTCGATCTGCAACGTCCCCGAGAGCGCGATCCCGCGCGCCAGCGAGCTGGTCTGCTACACCCGGGCCGGCGCCGAGATCGGCGTCGCCTCGACCAAGGCCTTCACCACCCAGCTCGCGGTCCTGTTCCAGCTCGCTGTCGTGCTTGCCAAGCTGCGTGGCCGGCTCAGCGCCGATGAAGAGGCGGGCCATCTCGACCAGCTGCGCCAGCTGCCGGGCAGCGTGCAGCATGCGTTGAACCTCGAGCCGCAGATCATGGCCTGGGCCGAGCGCTTCGCCGGCAAGCCCAACGCGCTGTTCCTCGGCCGAGGCCTGCACTATCCGATCGCGCTGGAAGGTGCGCTCAAGCTCAAGGAAATCTCATACATCCACGCCGAGGCCTATCCGGCCGGTGAGCTCAAACACGGCCCGCTGGCCCTGGTCGACGCGGAGATGCCGGTGGTGGTGATCGCGCCGAACGACCGCCTGCTGGAGAAGGTGAAGTCGAACATGCAGGAAGTGCGCGCGCGCGGCGGCGAGTTGTTCGTGTTCGCCGACCAGGACAGCAACTTCGGCGAGTCCGAAGGCGTGCATGTGATCCGCACCCCGCGCCACGTCGGCGTGCTCAGCCCCATCGTGCACACCATCCCGGTGCAGCTGCTGGCCTACCACACCGCGCTCGCGCGCGGCACCGACGTCGACAAGCCACGCAATCTGGCCAAGTCGGTGACAGTGGAGTAGAAAATCTTTGAGCTGGCCTTTGCTCGTCATCCCGGCGAAAGCCAGGATCCAGTTTGTTGCTGACAATGGATCCCGGCTTTCGCCGGGATGACGGATTGCGGGGAGAGACGCTTCAGAACACGTCGCCCGGCACCCGCACAAAGCCTTCCATCAGCACCCGCGCGCTGCGGCTCATGATCGCCTTGGTGACGGTCCAGCGGCCGTCGACCTGGCGCGCCTCGGCGCCGACGCGCAGGGTGCCGGACGGATGGCCGAAGTTCACCGACTGGCGTTCGCCGCCGCCTGCGGCGAGGTTCACCAGCGTGCCCGGGACCGCGGCCGCAGTGGCGATCGCGACGCTGGCGGTGCCCATCATCGCGTGGTGCAGCTTGCCCATCGACAGGGCGCGGACGTTGAGGTCGATGTCGCCCGCGGCGATGCGCTTGCCGCTGGAAGCGACGTAGTCGCGCGGCAGGGCGACGAAGGCGACCTTGGGCGTGTGCTGGCGGGTCGCGGCCTGTTCGATGCTGTCGATCAGGCCCATGCGCACCGCGCCGTGCGCGCGGATCGCCTCGAACCGGGCCAGCGCGGCCGGGTCTTCGTTGATCGCCGGTTGCAGTTCGGTGCCGTCGTAGCCGAGTTCCGCGGCATCGAGGAAGATCGTCGGGATGCCGGCGTTGATCATCGTCGCCTGGAACGCGCCCACGCCCGGCACGTCGAGGGTGTCGACGAGATTGCCGGTTGGAAACATCGCGCCGCCGCCCTCATCCGCAGGATCGACGAACTCCAGCACGATCTCGGCAGCGGGAAAGGTCACCCCGTCCAGTTCGAAGTCGCCGGTTTCCTGCACCTCGCCGTTGACGACCGGCACGTGGGCGATGATGGTCTTGCCGATGTTCGCCTGCCAGATCCGCACCGTGCAGATGCCGTTCTCGGGTACGCGCGCCGGATCGACCAGGCCATTGGCGATCGCGAACGGTCCGACCGCCGACGACAGGTTGCCGCAGTTGCCGCTCCAGTCGACGAAGGCGGTGTCGATCGACACCTGGCCGTAGAGATAATCGACATCGTGGTCAGGCACCGAGGCCTTCGAAATGATCACGCACTTGCTGGTGCTCGAGGTCGCCCCGCCCATGCCGTCGGTGTGCTTGCCGTAGGGGTCGGGCGAGCCGATGACCCGCATCAGCAGCGCGTCCCGCGCCTCGCCGGGGACCTGCGCCGCGGCCGGCAGGTCGTCGAGGTTGAAGAACACGCCCTTGGAGGTGCCGCCGCGCATGTAGGTGGCGGGGATGCGCATCTGTGGAGCGGGGTGCTGCGGTGCATGCGCCATGTCAGGCCGCCTTCGACGATTCGAGGAAGTCCTGGGCGAAGCGCTGCAGCACGCCGCCGGCTTCGTAGATCGAGACTTCCTCGGCGGTGTCGAGGCGGCAGGTGACCGGCACCTCGACCGTCGCGCCGTCCTTGCGATGGATGACCAGGGTCAGCCTCGCGCGCGGGGTGCGCTCGCCGATGACATCGAAGGTCTCGGTGCCGTCGATGGCCAGCGTCCTGCGTGTGGTGCCGGCCTCGAATTCCAGCGGCAGCACGCCCATGCCGATCAGGTTGGTGCGATGGATGCGCTCGAATCCCTCGGCGACGATCGCTTCCACGCCGGCGAGGCGCACACCCTTGGCTG from Lysobacter alkalisoli harbors:
- a CDS encoding ABC transporter permease codes for the protein MFGYYLRMALHSFGRNRLLTLLMVMAIALGIGACMSTVTILYILSKDPIPTKSSTLFYPQLDAAGMTGYVPGSPPHGQLTRHDAEALLRHEGGRHKALMTSGMVAVKPDNDRLVPSFQEARYTTSDFFALFDIAFLEGGPWSQEQDEERARIAVISKELSDRIFGGGGGLGKTVTVNDTSFRIIGVIEHWRPVPQFYDMYVRDLSHQDHIFIPFHTAMSLQLPRMGTTYCWGSDVEDPTEPNAPCAWIQFWVQLDTRDEVESYRAYLMNYSQQQREAGRFARPVNIRLRDVNEWLEFNQVIPKDVWLQAWVAAGFLLVCLINTAGLLLAKFLRRSPEIGLRRALGASRKSIFVQHLTEAATIGLAGSIPGLALAAFGLWVIRQLPGDHVQVAHLDPVMTAVTVAFALTASVLAGLLPAWWASRARPAIQLKSP
- a CDS encoding ABC transporter ATP-binding protein, producing the protein MLKMTGISQIYRTSAIETHALRGVDLHVRKGEFVAITGPSGSGKTTLLNIAGLLENYTSGTYLFDGQDVSGLSDGAMSRLRNRKIGFIFQSFNLIPDLNLFDNVAVPLRYRGMSTAERNRRVEESLHSVGLGSRMKHYPSELSGGQQQRVAIARALAGDPLLILADEPTGNLDTSMARSIIEMLENINQRGTTIIMVTHDPDLAARAARNVHIVDGIASDFDIETPGTSFQIVARAETQLVT
- a CDS encoding helix-turn-helix domain-containing protein; protein product: MKIADRIRMARRRAGLSQCRLAKQVGVVRSAVAQWERLGGPRPTSENMAKLACCCGVSYEWLATGRGQMVLSEDSEVMPVEIEFHLYAQCELERRLLTTFRSLQYPGNRGLVELLEALASGDNSSFDEPSGVSFNRPVALSHKIAGAA
- the prpF gene encoding 2-methylaconitate cis-trans isomerase PrpF; this translates as MAHAPQHPAPQMRIPATYMRGGTSKGVFFNLDDLPAAAQVPGEARDALLMRVIGSPDPYGKHTDGMGGATSSTSKCVIISKASVPDHDVDYLYGQVSIDTAFVDWSGNCGNLSSAVGPFAIANGLVDPARVPENGICTVRIWQANIGKTIIAHVPVVNGEVQETGDFELDGVTFPAAEIVLEFVDPADEGGGAMFPTGNLVDTLDVPGVGAFQATMINAGIPTIFLDAAELGYDGTELQPAINEDPAALARFEAIRAHGAVRMGLIDSIEQAATRQHTPKVAFVALPRDYVASSGKRIAAGDIDLNVRALSMGKLHHAMMGTASVAIATAAAVPGTLVNLAAGGGERQSVNFGHPSGTLRVGAEARQVDGRWTVTKAIMSRSARVLMEGFVRVPGDVF
- a CDS encoding ABC transporter permease, giving the protein MVGKSGAARHSTQVTVAATAPPSNQEASPAMSFHHALSLLRRRKASSAIIILEIAISCAILCNAAYIIGLRLERASIPSGVAEREVVRIQPVDLKEMENPDQITRADIAALRAIPGVRSASLTSFVPFGQADDAVPLRRTPDQQAPTLQATAFIGDTGIAETLGLRLIAGRLFDESDTVDWPQHQETKPSPGVALLTRSVAEQMFPEGDAVGRIFYIWSSDPVRVVGVVEHLKRGYVEGNPALYENSVLLPIRTSYSRIFGNYVLRADPGLRTEILDSAARALMSINGNRAFFSIDTFEDIRDEYFRKDLAMAWLLTSICSALLAMTAFGIVGIVSFWVQQRFREIGILRSLGAARTDIMKMFLLESFLLTTIGIAVGMLLAYAINIRLMDYYEIARMPIHILPLGATILWLLGVTAALYPATRAAMIPPATATRLA
- a CDS encoding efflux RND transporter periplasmic adaptor subunit, coding for MSIRDTSAQDVHTSPPRSRRLLRRWLLPGVVSALVLIGLAWVVFGWSGAARSVDATRLRIAEVTRGDLVRDISAEGRVIAANSPTLYAVASGTVALKVVAGDVVKQGQILAEIDSPELRSKLAQEESTLASLQAEADRTALDARIARAEARKLVEQAQVERTAAERELQRSQRAYEAGVVAEVDFAKAKDALKKADIGLASTREDANLQGQGANLDARNKQLLAERQHAVVTETRRQVDALSLRSPFNGQVGQIQVAQHSNVVASAPVLSVVDLALFEVEIKVPESFARDLGIGMPAEIRSGTELFPAEVSAVSAEVVNGEVAARLRFSDRQPPGLRQNQRLSARILLDTQRDVLMVERGPFVEQGGGQYAYVIDGNFTVKRPISIGRSSVSAVEIISGLKAGDRVVVFGSEAFQNEPKVRVFGL
- the glmS gene encoding glutamine--fructose-6-phosphate transaminase (isomerizing) encodes the protein MCGIVGAIADRDVVPVLIEGLKRLEYRGYDSAGIAVVDGNEVSRVRRTGRVAEMAGAAEAEGFHATLGIGHTRWATHGGVTEANAHPHISHGVALVHNGIIENHDEQREKLRALGYEFESQTDTEVIAHLIHHHLKNGADLLAAVQQVVKELEGAYALAVVSRKEPHRMVCARMGCPLLVGLGEGENFIASDVSAIIQATRRVIFLEEGDTAEITRAGVRVFDPQDNEIARDEHLSDVSLASLELGPYRHFMQKEIHEQPRAIGDTIEAVIDGGFVPELFGRNAEAVLKGIEGVQILACGTSYYAGLTARYWIEAIAGLPCSVEIASEYRYRDAYADPRHLVVTISQSGETLDTMEALKYAKSLGHEHTLSICNVPESAIPRASELVCYTRAGAEIGVASTKAFTTQLAVLFQLAVVLAKLRGRLSADEEAGHLDQLRQLPGSVQHALNLEPQIMAWAERFAGKPNALFLGRGLHYPIALEGALKLKEISYIHAEAYPAGELKHGPLALVDAEMPVVVIAPNDRLLEKVKSNMQEVRARGGELFVFADQDSNFGESEGVHVIRTPRHVGVLSPIVHTIPVQLLAYHTALARGTDVDKPRNLAKSVTVE